aacaaaaacaaaaaatttttgacaaaaaattcttctgtcttcacCACGTGGGGCTGTTGAGCCCTTGAACTTTGGCTAATGTGAGAAATTTGTAATTTTCCTGAATTTTAGGCCTTCTCTGGCCTTGGTTTGCTCATCTGGAGAATGGGCCAGCTGACCTGGAGCCCTGGCTGGCTCTAGGCTGTGATGACAGGTGTGCTCACTGGTAGCTGGGAGTATCACTGTACAGCCTCCCCTGACTCTGGCAAGTCCCATGAATCACTTCTGAGTTACAGGAAGGGGAAGCAACCGTCTGctgtcttcctcctctctcctccctgtcTCCTAACAGGACCCAGATGGTGACTGAAGACTCCGTGATCTATTATAACTATTCCATCATCGGGACCTTCACCGTGAAGCTCAAAGTGGTGGCGGAGTGGGAAGAGGTGGAGCCGGATGCCACGAGGGCTGTGAAGCAGAAGACCGGGGACTTCTCCGCCTCGCTGAAGCTGCAGGGTGGGTGTCCAGGCAGGCTGATGCAGTCTGGGCATTCCAGAGTGGGGTCACCGTATGCACAGATCACAGTGGCTCTGGGCTGGACTCACACCCTGTCTTCTGGAGCCCCACAGACCTCTGAGGAGCGTCTATCATTACCCCTGCTTCAGACAGAGTGCTGCAGGCCACGGATGGGATCATGTGGCTGTGCAGCCCTTGTGCCCCGGGCTGCCTGCTCCCAGAGCCTGAGCCGGTGACCAGGTGTCTGCTGTGAATTGGCCAGTCCATGCCATTCCCTGTTCCCTGGCCCCATCGGCCTCCCACCGAGGCTCACCCTGGGGTGGGAGGGTCTCCATCTCTCCCTGGCTTTGGTGAGAGGGAGCCTTTGGGCAGCTGCAGAAGATGTCTTGGTTCTTGCTGACGGGATGGTGCTCTCCTGTATGACGCAGACGATGACTTGGCAATGGGCAGGACAATTGTGTGTTTGCCTGCCTTTCCTACTTTCCTCCCTCTGAGCAGGCTTCAGCACCTGCCGCTGACAGGGGAGGGCAGGACCCAGAAGAACCCCGCACAGACCTGTGGCCTGCTCTTAGGAGAGGGACGGAGGGGAGGACAGGGTGGCAGTCGCACCACCCTGTGCCCTGGGAGCCTCGACAGCAATCCTTAGCCACCAGGTCTAACGGGGTTCTCTCTGCCTTACAGAAACCCTTCGAGGCATCCAAGTGTTGGGGCCCACCCTAATTCAGACCTTCCAAAAGATGACCGTGATCTTGAACTTCCTGGGGAGGTAAGTGAACTCCAGAGCGCACTGGGGGTGCCCCGTGGGCTCTGCACATCCCCCTTCACAGTGACCCCAAGTCTGTTCTGCTCTGTGACAGGCCCCAGGTCTGGGACCTCATGGAAGGGCAGTGCCACTTTGTCTTGAGGCTGGGCCATGGGGAGAGCATGGGCTCAgctccagtattttattttattatttatttatttatttatttgagatggagtctcgctctttcacccaggctggagtgcagtggcgcaatcttggctcactgcaacctctgcctccctggttcaagcgattctcctgactcagcctcccgactagctgggattacaggtgcactccacgatgcccagctaatttttgtatttttagtagagatggggtttcaccatgttgcccaggctggtctccaactcctgacctcaagtgatctacccgccttggcctcctaaagtgctgagattacaggtgtgaaccactgcgtccggcctttatttgcattttttagagacagagtttcgccctgtcacccaggttggagtgcagtggcaccatcacagctcaatgtagccttgacctcctgggcttaaatgattctcctgcctcagcctcctgggtggctggaactacaggtgggcaccaccatgcctggccaatttttaatttttgtagagatgggttctcactatgttgcccaggctagtctcagtctcctgagctcaagtgatcctcccagcttggcctccccaagtgctgggattacaggcatgagccaccacacctagccctcAGCTCAATTATTGAGGTCCCAGGGAGGGAGGACCTGCCTTTTGGGGCTGTATTCACCATGGGCATGGAGACAAAGGTTGGGAGGGATCCCTCCTGTTGAGAAGCCCTCTGTGTATGACGTGGCCTATTTTCCAGCCCCCAGATCTTTGCCCATGTGGTTCTTTCAGggttctcttctctcccttcacATGTCCAGATGTTTCTTATTCTTCTAAGCCCCTTGGAATGCCTGccttcaaaagccttttctgaggccgggtgctgtgactcatgcctgtaatctgagctactagggaggctgaggcaggggaattgcttgaacctgggagatggaggttgcagtgagccgagatcccgccattgcactccagcctgggcgacagagcaagactctgtccaagaaaaaaacaaaaaaaccaaaaaagcaaaTCTGTTCTGCCCTCCAGTCTGCACAGGGGAGCTTGCACCAGCAGGCAAAAGTTGCTTGAGCATCTGCTTTGGACAAGATGCTATTCTGGAAGCTTCTAGACCAGAGTAGACAAGATTTCCAGGGGTTCTGTGTGCAGGGTGGGGCACCCCGCATGACACGGAAGCAGATCATTCCAGGGGATTCTCATCAGTCAGTCTAATCAAGGCAGCCTGGCCCAGGCTCCTGGCAAGAACAGCATCAGGCTGAGTGTTTAGTAGGTGAGGAGACACAGATGCCGAGTGCATTCTGTCCATGAGGATGCCCCTCCCTGGGGCCACTGGGATGGATAGAGCAGCAGACGTCAGTGGTCAGGGCCCAGGCGTTAAaggactctttctttttttcagacagagactcgctttgttgcccaggcttgagtgcagtggcgcaatctcagctcactgcaacctccgcctcccgggttcaagcgattctcctgcctcagcctcccgagtagctgggattacaggtgcatgccaccacgctgggctaatttttgtatcttttgtaaagacagggtttcatcatgtcagccaggctggtttcaaactcctgacctcaagtgatccgcccacctcggcctcccaaagtgttgggattacaggcgtgagccaccgtgcccgacccgcCCTTGAAGGACTCTTGTGCCCACACAGAGACACATGAGAGGGATGCTAGGCCAGACAGAGAGTGAGCAATGCAGGCcaggggaagaggaagatgaaTTGTGAATAATTTAGGGGTTGGAGGTAGTTTTCACGGGGCTCTGGAGGCAGGAGCTTAGCATGGGGAGAATGGGAAGCCCTGTGGGTTTAGCAGCCCTGATATTTGAGGTGGCATGAGTGCATGGCTTTTCCTGCGGACCTAGTGTTGTGTGGAATTGGAATGCTCATTTCACATTCCTTGGATGGACCTGCATTTTCCAGCTTCTGAGCCTATGCTTGTGGAATGTGGATAACTTGGAATGCCCTTATCCTTTCTCACCCATCAAAggttcatttatccattcagatctgctcaaatgccacctcctccaggaagccttctctggcTACCTCATTAAGAATGCTCTCATGGTCAGGGACGGtagctcatgtctgcaatcccagcactttcagaggctgaggtgggtggatcacttgaggtcaggagttaaagattagcctggccaacatggtgaaaccctggtctctaccaaaaaatacaaaaattagccaggcgcggtggtgcatgcctgtaatcccagctacttgggaggctgaggtggaagaatcacttgaacccaggaggcaaaggttgcagtgagccgcgatcgcaccaccgcactccagcctgggtgacagagtgagactctgtcaaaaaaaccccacaaaaacaaaaacaaaacaaacaaacaaaaaacagctctctcatgctggttgcagtggctcatgcctgtaatcccagcacttcaggaggctggggcaggagaatacttgaggctaggagttggagaccaccctgggcaatatagtcCCATcgctattaaaaaattaaaaaattggccaggcgcagtggctcacacctgtaataccagcactttgggaggccgaggcgggtgggtcacctgaggtcaggagtttgagaccagccttgccaacatggcgaaaccctgtctttactaaaaatacaaaaattagccaggcatggttgtgtgtgcctgtagtcccagttacttgggaggctgaggctcgaaCCCGGgatgtgaaggttgcagtgagccaaggtcacgccactgcactccagcctgggcaacagagtgagactccatctctaaataaataattaataaaaaattaaattaaattaaattaaaaaattagttgggcatggtggctggtgcctgtagccccagctactcgggaggctgaggcaggaagattgcttgagctcaggagctggaggctgcagtgagctatgattgagccactgcacttcagcctgggtgatagagtgagtccctgtctcataAAATGCAAGAAACAAAAAGGGGGATGTGCTTATTATTCCCCTGGGCTTCTGTGGTACGCCATGTGTGCCATCAGACTGCTCATCCTGCCTCCAATGAGCAGTCTATGCGTATCTCTGTTGGCCTTATTCACTTGGAATTCTCTTGGGGGTCCGGGACCATCTCTTTTGCACCATAGTGTCCCCTGGTCTGGAATGCATGAAGCTGAGTCCAGGATGGCTTGATGTCCTGTCCTGGAAAGGACACTGAAGTTCCTGCCCACCTGGCCTGTCTTGGACTTGGTCTGTGCTGACAAGCTTTGCTGAGCCTTTTCTTAAAAACTGCCCCCATTTCCCTGCAGCCCTCCTCTGACTGTGTGCTGGCATCTCAAGCCTGAGTGCCTCCCGCTGGAGGAAGGGGAGTGCCACCCTGTGTCCGTGGCCAGCACAGCGTACAACCTGACCCACACCTTCAGGGACCCTGGGGACTACTGCTTCAGCATCCGGGCCGAGAATATCATCAGCAAGACACATCAGTACCACAAGATCCAGGTGTGGCCCTCCAGTAAGTGACACCTCGCCTTCTGCTCCAGTGCCACATGGGCAGCACAAGCCTGTCCatcctgccaccaccaccaatacGCTCCTACCAGCCAGCCTTACCAAGGTCCTTAGCAACAAAGCCCGCTAGCATCAGCACCATCCATAACCCCACTGACTCCAGTGACTGCCAACATCAGCGCTGGCCAACTgccaataccaccaccaccaaactctccaatCCCACCAGCAACCAACTCTGCCAACCCCAATACGGCACCCATCGATTCTACCAGCACCACCATCAACACCAGCACCACTAACAACTGTAACCAACTCAGCTACCACCATTACCATATGCTTTCCTGACAACTCTTCCAGGACCACCATTGCCACCACTAATGACTCCATCAGCATTCTCACCAAGTCACCTCAATGACCCCGACCCTACCCACATCTATAAGCCCATGCCACCACCTGCCCCAATGCCAGCTTCGTGGACCAAAAGCAACCATGCCAATGTCTTCTCCCACATATTTCCAAGACCACACGTCCCCAGCGCAAACACTTTTGCACCAAATGAGCCACCATGATTGCAATGTTCCCTCCCTCATCACCATCACCCCTGCCCCAGCAGTTGCCACTGCTAAAACCAGCATCCCCAACAGTAACTCtactcaactcacagtgttgtaGTGAGTCTTGCAGGGAGAAGGCATTGCATGTTGTTAATAAGGATGCCtgggctaggcatggtagctcccaggactctgggaggctgaggcgggtggattgattgaacccaggagtctgagaccagcctgggcaacgtggcaaaactctgtctctacaaaagatataaaaataggacaggtgcggtggctcatgcctgtaattgcagcactttgagaggccaaggtgggtggatcacttgaggccaggagtttgagaccagcctggccaacatggcaaaacctgtctctactaaaaataccaaaaagttagctgggtgtggtggtgggagtctgtaatcccagctacgcaggaggtggaggcatgagaattccttgaacctgggaggtggaggttgcagtgagctgagattgagccactgtactccagcctgggccacagagaggctcttgtctccaaaaaaaaaaaaaaaaaaaaaaaaaaatatatatatatatgagagagacagaaagagagagagggattgagagagagagagagtggcatgtgcctgtaggtCTCTGCTatgctactcgggaagctgatgtggtagatcacttgagcccaggaggttgaggctgcaatgagccaagatcgcaccacagcactccagcctgagcgatagagtgagaccctgtctccagaaaaataaataaataaaaaataaaaaagagaaaatgacgcCCAACCTTCTTTCTTGAAATACCCTTCCAAAACTATCATCAGCCCAGCCCCTGGCTTACGACTGTGGGCTTTGCTGATGACAGCATTGGGTTCTACACTTCATTTTTATGGAGGACTCTGGGAGCCCCAGAGAAGTACTTCCTTACATAGAGTAGGATCTCAGGTCCTGAAGGCACTGTCTTTCAGATGCCCAACCTACCTCTACCTTTGATGCTACAAAaggggaaactaaggcacagggaGGCAACAAGACTGGATGTCAGCCTGAGCCTGAGCCAGGGTTTCAGATTCCTGGTCCCGGGGTAGGAGTTAGTTCTTCCCAGTGCCCCCAAGCTCATGCCAAACCCTGCCAGCTGCACCTGTCTTCAAGGTTGGTCCTATGGATGCACGTGAAGCTGTCACTGTTCCCTCCAGTTTCCCCAATCCCACTCTGGGCCCCTGAGAGGATGCTACACTCAATCTTGGCCCTGGCTTACTTTGTGGGCATCATCAGGTCACTTGAGCCCTGCATCTCTCAGCACCCTCTGGGGACCAAGTTCCAATCAGGAACCCCCTGAATTCTGCAGAGAAGACAGCAGTACAGGTAATCAATGACAACTTTTCTTTGGTAACAGACCCTCATGGCAGAGGGTGagggaaaagggagagggaaCCCACACTTCCTGATCACCTACCACATGCCACACACATCAACACCCCTCTTCTTGTTGCATCTCCTTAGCAGTCTTGCAGGTCAGCATTAGCATGAGGTAGCCTGttcagagctaggatttgaacccaggactgtTCAACTTCAGACACTGGACTCTTTCTACCATACCATTTCATAGCAACAGGTTTATTGGGTGAACCTGCAGTTGCCAGAGcgtgggaagctgaagcagaggACACAGTGCTGATTGGGTGACCTCACAACATGGCTGCCCTTCCCAAAAGTGTGTCACCCGAGAGAGCAAAGAGGGAGCTGTGGTGTCTTTTATGGCTTAGACTCAGGAGTCATGCACTGTCACTCCTTTCATCTGCTGTACACTAGGAGCTGGTCGCTGATTCCAGCCCTCACTCAAGGCGTGAGGAATTTAGCTGCCCCTCTTGGAAGTTGCTACCAAGTAACTTGTGGATGTATGCTGAAAGCCCGCCACCCAGACCCCAGTTTATTTTTTGTGAAGTCCTGGATTTACCTATTGGTGTTACCCCATTGGGATGCATGTACATGAGggtaaaaaaaatcactggtggGGCTTGACCATTCCCTCCTTTGTTGTGCTTGCTTCCTGAGAACCAGcactgtagtaccagctacccaGTCCTGTAATGTTACTTCTTTTATTCCCAGGAATCCAGCCGGCTGTCTTTGCTTTCCCATGTGCTACACTTATCACTGTGATGTTGGCCTTCATCATGTACATGACCCTGCGGAATGCCACTCAGCAAAAGGACATGGTGGAGGTGGGTACtcagtggggtgggggctggactACTGGGCCTTGCCTAGAGAGGATGTTTAGAGAGGGTATGGGGGCCAGGCCAGGATGCCTGGAGGGGGTCTTGATATTACAGCGAGGCTGTGGGACTTGGGGTGATGTGCCCAAGAGGCATCTGTAGACCAGGAAAAATTGCTAAGTTGGTGTCCCATCTGATTTATCTCCTATATCCATCTCTTGCATCTGTGTGGTGCCAGAAAGGTGTTTCTGTGCACTCTGCCACCAGGCAGCTGAGCTCATAAGGCCACCTGATGGGGCTCCTGGTGGGTGGGTGATTGACCCGTGGGATTTTGTTCATCATAGGTGGCTGATTTTGACTTTTCCCCCATGTCTGACAAGAACCCGGAGCCACCCTCTGGGGTCAGGTGCTGCTGCCAGATGTGCTGTGGGCCTTTCTTGCTGGAGACTCCATCTGAGTACCTGGAAATTGTTCGTGAGAACCACGGGCTGCTCCCGCCCCTCTATAAGTCTGTCAAAACTTACACCGTGTGAgcactccccctccccaccccatctcaGTGTTAACTGACTGCTGACTTGGAGTTTCCAGCAGGGTGGTGGGCACCACTGACCAGGAGGGGTTCATTTGCGTGGGGCTGTTGGCCTggatcatccatccatctgtacAGTTCAGCCACTGCCACAAGCCCCTCCCTCTCTGTCACCCCTGACCCCAGCCATTCACCCATCTGTACAGTCCAGCTACTGACATAAGCCCCACTCGGTTACCACCCCCTTGACCCCCTACCTTTGAAGAGGCTTCGTGCAGGACTTTGACACTTGGGGTGTTCCGTGTTGACTCCCAGGTGGGCCTGGCTGCCCACTGCCCATTCCTCTCATATTGGCACATCTGCTGTCCATTGGGGGTTCTCAGTTTCCTCCCCCAGACAGCCCTGCCTGTGCCAGAGAGCTAGAAAGAAGGTCATAAACGGTTAAAAATCCATAACTAAAGGTTGTACACATAGATGGGCACACTCACAGAGAGAagtgtgcatgtacacacacaccacacacacacacacacacatacacacagagaaataTAAACACATGCGTCACATGGGCATTTCAGATGATCAGCTCTGTATCTGGTTAAGTCGGTTGCTGGGATGCACCCTGCACTAGAGCTGAAAGGAAATTTGACCTCCAAGCAGCCCTGACAGGTTCTGGGCCCGGGCCCTCCCTTTGTGCTTTGTCTCTGCAGTTCTTGCGCCCTTTATAAGGCCATCCTAGTCCCTGCTTGCTGGCAGGGGGCTGGATGGGGGGCAGGACTAATACTGAGTGATTGCAGAGTGCTTTATAAATATCACCTTATTTTATCGAAACCCATCTGTGAAACTTTCACTGAGGAAAAGGCCTTGCAGCGGTAGAAGAGGTTGAgtcagggccgggtgcggtggctcacgcctgtaatcccagcactttgggaggccgaggcgggtggatcacgagatcaggagattgagaccatcctggctaacacggtgaaaccccgtctctactaaaaaaatacaaaaagttagccaggcgtggtggtgggcgcctgtagtcccagctactcgggaggctgaggcaggagaatggtgcgaacctgggaggcggagcttgcagtgagcccagatggcgccactgcactccagcctgagtgacagagcgagactctgtctcaaaaaaaaaaaaaagaagaggttgaGTCAGTAGGGACTTGGGTTCCCTGTGTGTGAGGGGGGCATTCTTGCCGGCCAGCTGCTCCCGAGGTGGCCTTGAGAAGGAAGAAGCAGGATGACAGAGCCTGAGCAGCGGAACCAGCCTGCaccctcccctctggcccagtgACCTGGGCTGTGGCTGAGAGAGACAATAATGAGGCCAGAAGTAGCCGGAGCCTGTCAGGAAGGGCAGGGGAGGACTGTGGGGTCTGGGCTCTGTCGCTGTAACCATCTGCTCCCAGGCTGTGTGCAGAAAATGGCATTTACACTATTGTGCAGCTCATTCTCATGAAATACTGCCATTGTTGCTAAATAAAGCTTGTGTGCTCTGAATATAGCCAAGCATAGACGGTGTGGCCGGAGTCTCTCTTTTGTGCATGGACGTTTTTACCTTGCAGACAGCAACGACAGTGCTGTGACGCAGCAGGACATCCCACTTGTCCTCTGTGGTGAAGACAACTGAAGGGAGCCAGTTCAGGTCCCTGGAGGTGGGGAGAGCTGTCCCTGGGTGACTTGGACATGCATCCCTGTCTGAGACCTCAGGGGGATTCTAGAGCCAGAGGAGGAACGTGGACCACACCTGGGGACGTGTTGGAAATGCAGACCCTTGGGCTCGACCTGATACCTGAAGCAGTGCCTGGGTAGGGGGGCAGCCACCTGTTTTCACAAGCCCTCTGCGATTCTGGTGCATATCAGGTATGAGAACCACTAGTCTCTAGCAGGCTTCTTAAACTTTGAGGTTCATGAGAATTGCTAGAGATCTTGGTAAACAAGAATTTTCATTTTGGaggtctggagtggggcctgggattctgtgtttcttttatttctttttattaatttattttgagatggagtctcactctgtcatcaggctggagtgcagtggcgtgatctaggctcactgcaacctctgactccctagttcaagcaattctcctgcctcagcctctcaagtagtggggattacaagcacgcgccaccacgcccggctaatttttgtatgttcagtagagatggggtttcaccatctttggccaggatggtcttgatctcctgaccttgtgatccgcctgcctcagcctcccaaagtgctggggttacaggtgtgagccaccacacttggccttatttatttttatttacttattattttttttagacagagtctctctgtcatccaggctggagtgcagtggcacgatcatagctcactgcagcctcgacctcctgggctcaagtgattctcccacctcagcctcctgagtagctgggactataggtgcatgccaccatccaTGGCtaattttctgcttattttttgtagagatgaggctccactatcttgcccaggctggtctcgaactcctgagctcaagttatcctcctgccttggccttccaaaatgttggggttacaggcgtgagccaccgcgcccagccctgagttttttgttttgttttgttgagacagagtcttgctccaaggctggagtgcagtggcacgatctcggctctctacaacctctgcctcccgggttcaagcgattctcctgcctcagcctcctgcgtagttgagactacagacacccaccaccacacccggctaatttttgtatttttagtagagatgaggtttcaccatgttggcaaggctggtctcgaactcctgacttcgcgtgatccacccgccttggcctcccaaagtgctgggattacaggtgtgaaccaccacacctggtcccgtttctgttgttttaagccacctagttcgTGGTACTTTGTtttggcagccccaggaaacagaCTTCCCCACATCATTTTCGGCAGCTCCGTCTCTCACATTTCATGTCCATCCTATGAGAAATCCTTCAACTGAGATCCAGAATCTGACCGCtgctccctcctcccctgccGCCACCACCCTGGTCCCTGGCAGGGCTCTCATAATGCCTGGCAGCTCCTGCTCACCCCTCACTGAGCCAGAAGTTTGTCCACAAAACTGCTCCAAGACCATATCTTCCTCTGCCCCAAACCCTTCAGTGTCTCCCTTCTCAGAGCAAACCCCAAATCCCTGTCCAAACTGGCCTGTGACCTTGtcacccccagcccctgctgcTTGTCCGGCTGGGTCTTTCCCGAGTTGTTCCCTTTGCCGGGCAGGACGCTGTTTCCTGGACACGTGTGGGGTTCCCTCTCTGCTCCTTCACGGCTGTTCAAACATCACCTTCATCTGTGAGGTCAACTTGGCACTCTCCTCTCCTACCTGCCCTTATACTCATGGCATATGTCACCTTCTAacgtactattttttttttttttttgagatggagtcttgctctgtcgcccaggctggagtgcagtggtgcgatcttggctcactgcaacctctgcctctcagagtcaagtgattctcctgcctcagcctcccaagtggctggaattacaggcacccaccaccaggcctggctaatttttttgtaattttagtagagacagggtttcgccatgttggccaggctggtctcaagtgatctgcccgcctcggcctcctaaagtgctgggattacaggcgtgagccaccacgctttgCCTAACatactattaatttatttattttaaaatttatttgtactttttttttttttatagagacagggtcttactctgtcacccaggctggagtgcagtggtgcaatcatagctcactgcagccccagcctccctggctcaagcaatcctcccatctcagcctcccaagtagctgagaccgcaggagcccacccccatgcccagctaattttcaaaaatttttcgtagagatggggtcttgctatgttgctgaggctagtCTGGAACCCTTGGTCtccagggattctcctacctcggcctcccaaagtgctgggattacaggcatgacccactgcagctggccttaacttatttatttaatctgAGCCTTACATGGTATATAAACTTGAAGAAAGAAAGGATTTTGCCTATTTTGTTCACTATTTCTACTTCTAACACCCAGAATACTACCCAGCACATAGCAGGTGTTCATTAAATATTGTTGAAAGGAAAGAGGGATGGcgtgaggaagggagaaagggttACTTCCTCACACTTGTGTTGTAACCTCACAATGACTGGAATTAGGGGAGGGAACACAAGACTCTAAGGAACAAACTCAATGTCTGTCCAGACTGTCCAGAAGACCCCATAGGTCAGGACAAATGGCCTGGAAGCCCTGGTGTGAGATGTGGTGATGTCCAGGCGTCAGGAGGCAGGGGCCTCCCTCCCTGAATCCTGGAGAGAGGGACTGCGGTGTGGCTTCTGGCATGGCGGCCTCTTGGACATCAGATCGGGCAATTATCCATCCTTGGAGCGGAAAGCCACTGGCCTGGCTTCTGAGGGTGGTGCCTTGTTCTGTGTTGAGGAGGAAAGGTCagaggctggaggctgggagaGCAGGTGGGCTGTAGACAGTGTGGCAGGGGCTGAGGGAGCGAGCTAAGCTGGGTCCCATGTGGTAGTGGGCCAACGGGCCGAGGAGGCTCCAGGGTCATCAGGCAGGGAATGGGTCAGAGTCTCTTAAACTGAGCTACCCTAATCCCCAAGGGATCCATGGAGAGCATTGaggtacttggatgggagaaattacatctttatttatgtatttgtttagagacagggtcttgctctgtcccccaggctggagtgcagtagtgtgatcacagctcactgcagcctcgaactcctgggctcaagcaatcctcccacctcagcctcccaagtagctggtgccACAGGTGTCCATTGCCACACCCAgctgacttttaaattttctgttgagacggggtcttgctatgttgcccaggctggtctcaaactcttggcctcaagcaatcctcctgccttggcctctcaaagtgctgagattataggtggctaattttttaagaaagtttttgtagagataggggtcttgctgtgttgcccagactggtcttgaactcctggcctcaagtaatcctcctgccttggcctcccaaagtgctaggatcacaggtataagtcaccacacctggctaattaaaaaaaaattttttgtaaagatggggtcttgctgtgttgcccaggtttgtcttgaactcctggcctcaggtgatcctcttgcctca
This genomic interval from Gorilla gorilla gorilla isolate KB3781 chromosome 6, NHGRI_mGorGor1-v2.1_pri, whole genome shotgun sequence contains the following:
- the TMEM130 gene encoding transmembrane protein 130 isoform X2, whose product is MAQAVWSRLGRILWLACLLPWAPAGVAAGLYELNLTMDSPATTGAEVTISASLVAKDNGSLALPADAHLYRFHWIHTPLVLTGKMEKGLSSTIRVVGHVPGEFPVSVWVTAADCWMCQPVARGFVVLPITEFLVGDLVVTQNTSLPWPSSYLTKTVLKVSFLLHDPSNFLKTALFLYSWDFGDGTQMVTEDSVIYYNYSIIGTFTVKLKVVAEWEEVEPDATRAVKQKTGDFSASLKLQETLRGIQVLGPTLIQTFQKMTVILNFLGSPPLTVCWHLKPECLPLEEGECHPVSVASTAYNLTHTFRDPGDYCFSIRAENIISKTHQYHKIQVWPSRIQPAVFAFPCATLITVMLAFIMYMTLRNATQQKDMVENPEPPSGVRCCCQMCCGPFLLETPSEYLEIVRENHGLLPPLYKSVKTYTV
- the TMEM130 gene encoding transmembrane protein 130 isoform X1 yields the protein MAQAVWSRLGRILWLACLLPWAPAGVAAGLYELNLTMDSPATTGAEVTISASLVAKDNGSLALPADAHLYRFHWIHTPLVLTGKMEKGLSSTIRVVGHVPGEFPVSVWVTAADCWMCQPVARGFVVLPITEFLVGDLVVTQNTSLPWPSSYLTKTVLKVSFLLHDPSNFLKTALFLYSWDFGDGTQMVTEDSVIYYNYSIIGTFTVKLKVVAEWEEVEPDATRAVKQKTGDFSASLKLQETLRGIQVLGPTLIQTFQKMTVILNFLGSPPLTVCWHLKPECLPLEEGECHPVSVASTAYNLTHTFRDPGDYCFSIRAENIISKTHQYHKIQVWPSRIQPAVFAFPCATLITVMLAFIMYMTLRNATQQKDMVEVADFDFSPMSDKNPEPPSGVRCCCQMCCGPFLLETPSEYLEIVRENHGLLPPLYKSVKTYTV